The nucleotide sequence GGTAAATCTTTAGGAATAAATACCACCACGGCTGGTTGATTGGTCTTAAAGACCATTTCTAATTTAGCATCTGGAGCATAGACCATAGCTTTTATCCTGCCTTCTTTCAAAATAAAAGTATCATCTACGAACGTGTTCCCAATTCTTTTAGAACTTGAAAAATTCTTTAGTTCAGAATTTAGTGATCTCAAAATTCCTGTGGGTCTCAATCTTTCATCTACTTCTAAAATTTGGGCTGCGTTTATATAAAGTTCATGATCTTTTATACTCCCCTCCCCGCTCAAATTAAAATAAGTATGATTCGTTAGATTAACTATTGTCCTTTTATCGGTACGTGCTGTGTAAACAATTTCCAGCTTATTTTCTTCGGTAAGTGTATATTGAACCTGCACATTTAAATTTCCGGGATATCCTTCCTCTCCATCTTCAGAATTGCAATTTAAAATTATAGAAGGATTGTTACCTGTAGTTTCGGAATGCTTCTGCCAGATCTTATGCTGAAGGCCTAGCTTTCCGCCATGAAGATGTACTCCATTATTTTCATACAGTTGATAGTCTTTATTGTCCAATTTAAATTTCCCTTGAGATATTCTT is from Gillisia sp. Hel1_33_143 and encodes:
- a CDS encoding aldose epimerase family protein gives rise to the protein MTSKDIKIYRLENEAGTILEILNLGAAVFSLKLKDPKGNFINVVVGPKNKEDYITEEYLQNNMGFGASIGRYAGRISQGKFKLDNKDYQLYENNGVHLHGGKLGLQHKIWQKHSETTGNNPSIILNCNSEDGEEGYPGNLNVQVQYTLTEENKLEIVYTARTDKRTIVNLTNHTYFNLSGEGSIKDHELYINAAQILEVDERLRPTGILRSLNSELKNFSSSKRIGNTFVDDTFILKEGRIKAMVYAPDAKLEMVFKTNQPAVVVFIPKDLPTNWKYNTSIAQEFPSICLEAQNFPDAPNHSHFPSAVLEPGETYYNKISYTFSFK